The Streptomyces uncialis genomic interval CTGCTGGCCGACGCCACCGCCGCGCGGGCGGCGACCGCCCGCGCGATCGGTCTGGGCGGCAAGGAGAAGCTGGTCGCGCGCAATGTGCTCAAGGACGCCGACGGCACCTTGCACACCCGCTATGAACGCACCTACGGCGGATTACCGGTCCTCGGCGGTGATCTCGTCGTCCACACCGGCCCGGCCCGCACCGCCAGGGGCACGGTCAAGGGGGTGACCCGGGCCACCGGCACCCGGATCGCCCTGCCCACCACCGTCCCCGGCCGCGGACCCGCCACCGCCACGACGTACGCACTGGCACGGGCCGGAAAGGACGGGAGCAAGGGCGCCAGGGCCGCCGGGGCTCCCCGCGCGGTGGTCTGGGCCGCCGACGGACGTCCGGTCCTCGCCTGGGAGACGGTGGTCGACGGAGTCCTGTCCGACGGAGGTCCCAGCGAACTCCATGTCATCACCGACGCCGCCGACGGCACCGAGCTCCACCGCTACGACGCGGTCAAGCGCGGCTCCGGCAACACCCAGTACAGCGGTCAGGTCCCGCTGGACTCCCTCCAGAACGGCTCCACCTACAGTCTGATCGCCACCGACCACGGAGCGCACAAGACGTTCGACATGAACCATCTGTCGGAGCGGCCCAGGGCCGTCTTCACCGATGCCGACAACGTCTGGGGCGACGGTGTGGGAACCACCCTCCAGACCCAGGCCGCGGACGCCGCCCATGGGGCCCAGGTCACCTGGGACTACTACAAGGGTGTGCACGGCCGCAACGGCCTCCGCAACGACGGTGACGGCGGATCGTCCTGGGTGAACCGCGGCGGGTTCAACGGGGCGCTGTGGCAGGACCGCTGTCAGTGCGTGTCCTACGGCGACGGCCACGGCACGACGACGTTCTACACAAGCGTCGACATCGCGGCACACGAGATGACACACGGTCTCACCGCCGAGACCGCCCGGCTGAACCTCAGCCGGGAGGCGGAGGGGCTGAACGAGGCGACCAGTGACATCTTCGCCGCCGGGGTGGAGTTCCACACCGCGAACACCACCGATGTGGGCGACTATCTCGTGGGTGAGAGGGTCAACGCCCATGGCAACGGAACCCCGCTGCGCTACATGGACCGGCCCGCCAGGGACGGCGCGTCACCCAACTACTGGTATCCCGGTCTCGGCGCGGCGTACGGCAACGTCACCCCGGGTCACGTCCGGGCGGCCCCCACCCCCGGTCCGGCCAACCACTGGTTCTATCTCGCCGCCGAAGGCAGTGGCGCCAAGACGATCAACGGTGTCGCCTACGACAGTCCCACCGCCGACGGACTCCCGGTCACGGCGATCGGCCGGGCCGCCGCCGAACGGATCTGGTACCGCGCCCTCACCGTCTACATGACGTCCAACACCGACTACGCCGGCGCCCGCACCGCCACCCTGGCCGCGGCCGCCGACCTCTACGGCGTCTCGTCGCCCACCTACACCCGCGTCATGGACGCCTGGGGAGCGGTCAACGTCGGTACCCGCTCGGGCAATCCCGCGCCCCGCCCGCCGGGCCCCGCCTTCGAGAACCTCACCGATGTCCCTATCCCCGACGCCCCGGGTGGCGGGACCTCCGGCGCACCGGCCTTCTCGTCCATCGGCGTCAGTGGGGTCACCGACCCCGCGCTCGCCCGTATCGAGGTGGACATCGTCCACGGCGGCATGCTGTACGTGGACCTCGTGGCACCGGACGGCACCGTCTACAAGCTCAAGGACATCTACGACGGAGCACCGGTCGCGGCCACCTACACCGTGGACCTCTCCCCGGAGGCGCCCAACGGCACCTGGAGGTTGCGGGTGCAGGACACCACCCCGGGAGGTGTGGGCCACATCAGCGGCTGGCGGATGACCTTCTGACCCTCGGGCCGTCGCGTACACGACTTGCACTTGACGTGCACGTCAACTCCTAGCGTCGCTGTCGTGCGGCTGTGCCCGCGCATCCGCACGACAGCGGGCCGGTGCGGCCTGCTTTCCCCGCGCCGAGGAGAGACCGACATGAACGCCGCTCCGGTTCCCGCCACCCACCGTGAGGTCCATCTGGCGGCCCGCCCCGAAGGGCCCCTCACCACGGACCACTTCAGGCTGGTCGAAGCACCCGTACCGGTCGCGGGACCGCGGCGGATACTGGTGCGCAACCGCCTCATGGGCGTCACCGCGGTGATGCGCACCCTGATGGCGGGGAACGGGGAACTGCCGATGCCCGGGTACGCGCCGGGCGCCGTCCTGTCGGGTCCCGCGGTGGGCGAAGTGATCTCCGCTCCGGAGGGCTCCCTGAAGCGCGGGGACCTGGTCGAGCACAACGCGGGATGGCGGGAGTACGCGGTTCTCGGCGAGGACGAGGCGCAGCGCCTGGACCTGGAGGCGCTGCCCGATCCCGTCGCCCATCTCTCGCAAGGCTTCGTGGCATGGCTCGCGGTGGTGCGCGGAGCGGAGATCCGGGCCGGGGACACCGTCCTCGTCACCGGCGCCGCGGGTGGTGTCGGCACGATGGCCGGTCAGTTCGCCCGGCTGCACGGCGCCGCCAGGGTCATCGGCAGCACGAGCTCCCGGCAGAAGGCCGACCGGCTGACCGACCGGCTCGGCTACGACGCGGCCGTGATCCGTTCGGCGGGACCCATCGACGACCAGTTGCGTGCGCTGGCCCCGGACGGGCTGGACGCGGTCATCGACCTGGTGGGCGGGGACCAGTTGCGTGCCGCGCTCGCGCAGGCCCGTCAGGGGGCGCGGATCGCGCTGGTGGGCAGTCTCGCCAGTCAGACGGCGGGCAGCGCCACGGCGCCGGTCGTCATCGACACCGCTCATGTCCTGAACCAGGGGATCACCCTGCGCGGTATCGCGGGCCACGCGCATCTGGACGCGCTGGGGCAGTGGACCGAGGAGTTCGGCCGAGGGCTGCGGGCGGGGACCCTCACCGTGCCTCATACGCTGGTGCACGGCATCGACCGCGCTCCGCAGGCCCTGTGCGACCTGCTCGCCGGACGCCATATCGGTGCGGTACTGATAGAGCTCTGACGACGGCCACACGGGGGGGGAAGACGGGATGCGCATAGGCGATGTGGCGGCGGCCACGGGGCTCACCACGCGTGCGGTGCGCTACTACGAGGAGCAGGGCCTGCTGTCCCCCGGGCGCACGCCCTCCGGTCACCGGACCTACACCTCGGCGGACATCAGGCGGCTGCGGACCGTCAGCGAACTGCTTCAGGCGGGTCTGACCGTCTCGGACGTCCGGAGCTTCGCCCACGTCCTGGACAGCGCGCCCCTCCGGGACCCGTCCGGGGCCGGTGAACCGGACCGCTGCGATGTCGCGGAGGTCGCTCAGCACCGCCTCGGGGAGCTCGACCAGCGCATCGCACGGCTGTCGTCGATCCGGGACGGGCTCGCCTCCCAGCTCACCAACCGTTTCGGTGACCTCTTCGCACCGGCACCGGCACCAGGTCCGGCGCCGGCGTCAGCACCGGTGTCCCGTCCCGGGAACTGCCCGGCTGCGGACGGGACGTGACCGTCCCGCTCGGGCCGGACGGGACGACGGGCCCCGCCCGGCTTGGGAGCACCTGTCGGCACTTCCGGGTGCTGGGCGGTGCAGGCGGTGCCGGTCAGTGCTCCCGTCGCAAGGCGGCGCAGGGCGCTACCGGTCAGTGCTCCCGGTGCCGCCCGGTCGTTTCACCCGCCCGACGGACCGGTCACGCCGGATCAGGCCCCCGGTACCGGGGGCTCGTCCAACTCCAGCCGCGGCCAGTCCGCGAGGTCCCGCAGGAGCTGCCGGTCGTGCGTCGCGACGACCACGGCGGCGCTCGTGCCGCGGATCGCCTCGGTCAGTTCGTCGACCAGCGCCGACGACAGATGGTTGGTCGGCTCGTCGAGCAGGATCAGTCCGGGCCGCCCGGCCAGCGCCAGCGCCAGGTCGAGGCGCCGGCGCTGCCCCTGCGACATCCGCCCGACCGGCGTGCGCATCGCGTCGGCGTCCAGCAGACCCATCGCCCTGAGCGGGACGGCATCGGCGTCACGCAGTGTCCCGCGGGCCACCAACCGCCCCATATGAAGCCCGTGCACCTCGCGGGCGGTCGGTCCGGGTTCCTGCCCTGCGGTCTCCTGGGTCACCCGGACGACCCGTGCCCCCTCCGCCGTCCGGACATGGCCGGCCGTGGGCGTGAGCGAACCGGCCAGCACCGCGAGCAGCGTGGACTTCCCGGCACCGTTGGGTCCGGTGACGAGCAGTCGGTCGCCGCCGTCGAGGACGAGGTCGACCGGACCGGCCAGCCGCCCCTGGACCGCGACGCCGAACGCCCGTAGCTGCGGAGCGCCCGGCCGGACACCGGGGTCCGGCCAGCGGAGCGCCGCCGGTGGCTCCGGTACATCGATCCGGTGCGCCTCCAGGGCGTCCTGCTGCCGCTTCAGGGCCTGCACCACGCCCGGTGCCCGGGACTGACGCTGGTGCTTGCCGGTCCCCTTGTCCGGCCGCCAGCCGGTGGAGAGCCGGTCACGGGCCTTCGACACGGCGTCCTTCAGCCGCCGGTGCTCGGCCTGCTGCTCCTCGTGGTCCTGCTCCCAGCGGTCACGCTCACGGCGTCGGGCGTCCTGCCAGCTGTCGTAGCCGCCGGCGTACAGACGCGGCTTGCCGTCGCGGGCCGGGTCGAGGTCGAGGAAGCGGTTCGCGATGTCGCGCAGCAGCGCGCGGTCGTGGCTGACGACGGCGAGCCCGCCGTCGTGCTCGCGCAGCCTGCGGGTCAGGAAGTCCAGCCCGCCCGCGTCGAGATGGTTGGTCGGCTCGTCGAGCAGCAGGATGTCGTGCCGCGCGCCGAGCAGGCACGCGAGCCGGACCCGGTAGCGCTGCCCGACCGACAGTGTCGACAGGGGGCGGTCGCGGTCGGCGCAGGCACCGAGGGCTTCGAGTGCGACATCGACGCGGCGTTCGGCGTCCCACGCGTCGAGCCGGGTGGCGGCGTCGAGTGCGGACGCGTAGCGGTCGTCGGCCGAGGGGTCGCCCTCGGTCATGGCCCGGGTCGCCTCGTCCAGGGCGGTGAGGGCCGCGAGCGAGGCGGCCAGCGCCTCGGAGGTCAGGGTGCCGACGGTCTCGCCGTCCCGTGCGGACAGTTCCTGGCGCGCCAGACCGATCGTGCCGGCCCGGTGCACGGTGCCGTTGTCGGGCGTGAGCAGTCCGGCGAGGACGTGCAGCAGGGTCGTCTTGCCACGGCCGTTCTCGCCGACGACGGCGATCCGCGACCGGGCGGAGACGGTGACGGAGACGTCGGCCAGGACCCGCCGGGACCCGCGGGTGACGGTGACGCCCTCGGCGCGGAGGTGTGCGCTGCCGTCGGCCGGGACGGAGCGGGACATGGCTTCGGGGGTGGGAGTGAGGTTCAACGGAGGCTCCGCGACTCGCAGTGGGAGCCGGGCAGCGGGAAGTGGCCGCCCGGCGGGAACCGGGACGGCGAGCGCAGATTCGAAAGGGAGAAGGCGCCGCCGTCAGCGGGCGGAGCGGACCTTCTGCGACCAGATACCTCGTGCCATGACAATCATGCTAGCAGCGCGGCTTTCCCCGCTCCTCCGGTTTTCCGGCGTGCCCGTCGGGGCCCGGCGGGCGCGTACCGCGGGGTTGCGGGCGGCGGACGGGGCGGGCGGTGCCGTCGTCCGCGGTCACTCGGACGACGACCACGATGTGTACCGGCTCCGCGACGCGTTCGGCTCTCAGCCGTCAGACGGACGCGGTCGTGGGTCGCCGGTGCGGCCAGGTCGGGCCACTACTTCCAGACATTCAGGTGGTAGGGCGGGTAGGGGTCACATCTGAACTCGGTGATGAGCCAGATGGCGACCAGGTGGTTAGCGATCCTCTCGCAATGCTCGTAGGACTGGTGCGGACCGTACGAGACCCAGTGGGCGGCCCCCGCCGCGGAAGCCGGCGGTGCGGCCTGCGCGGCCGGAGCGGCCAGCAGCCCGGTGCCCACCAGGGACACGGCCACAGTTGCGGTGGAGAGCATTCTGCGTAGGGACATGGCGATACGCACTCCTTCTTCACCCGGAGTACCGGAGACGTCACTCCGGTGACTGGCCGAAGCTTCCCGTCAGGTCTCCCCCAGGACAACGGGTAGCGCACATTCCTGTTACCCCCCGATCGGCGGGGCTCCCGGAGGGGGTACCCGGGCCGCGTGGCGTGCGCTCCTCCCGCGTCGGCTGCGGAGGCCGACTGTCCGCGTCTTCACCGAACCATGCCGAATGTGTCGATGGACGCCGACGGCCCACCGGGCATGGGCCGGTGGGCCGTCACCGCCGGTGGACCGGCGGTCAGGTCCGCCGGTCCGGGGCCACGTACTCCGTCGGGCTCATGTCGTAGAAGTCGCGGAAGGCGCGGGCGAAGCTGCTGGGGTCCTCGTATCCCACGCGCTGGGTGACCGAGACCACCGACGAGCCCGCGCGCAGCAGCCGGGCCGCGGCGTGCATACGGCTTCTGGTGCGCCACTGGCCGAACGTCAGTCCGGTCTCCGCGACGAAGGCCCGCTCCAGGCTGCGCCCGCTGGTCCGTACCGCGAGCGCCCAGTCGCGGATGCGCCGGTCGTCGCCCGGGTTGAACAGCAGGGCGCCCGCCACCGCGGCCGCTCCGGGGCTGGTGGGCAGCGGGAGGTCGTCGGAGGCCAGTGCCCGGCGTTCGAGGATGGACAGCACCTGCCGCTGGATGTTCGCGGAGGGGCGGATGATGGTGCTCTGGCTCTGGTGGAGGGCCAGGAAGTAGATCTTCTCGTCGTTGCGGATCGAGACGACCGTGATGTCGGTGAGCACGGTCGCGATCTCGTCCACCGAGATGGAGAGCGGGAACAGGACGGAGTTCGCCCGGACCTCCAGCGCGTGCCTGGTCCCCGCGGGCAGCCAGACGACC includes:
- a CDS encoding M4 family metallopeptidase — its product is MRRSPFRTFRTSASAALIATGAVLAATLPSGAAGAAPAAPSVPAPVARAGALPVKLSPAQHAGLLADATAARAATARAIGLGGKEKLVARNVLKDADGTLHTRYERTYGGLPVLGGDLVVHTGPARTARGTVKGVTRATGTRIALPTTVPGRGPATATTYALARAGKDGSKGARAAGAPRAVVWAADGRPVLAWETVVDGVLSDGGPSELHVITDAADGTELHRYDAVKRGSGNTQYSGQVPLDSLQNGSTYSLIATDHGAHKTFDMNHLSERPRAVFTDADNVWGDGVGTTLQTQAADAAHGAQVTWDYYKGVHGRNGLRNDGDGGSSWVNRGGFNGALWQDRCQCVSYGDGHGTTTFYTSVDIAAHEMTHGLTAETARLNLSREAEGLNEATSDIFAAGVEFHTANTTDVGDYLVGERVNAHGNGTPLRYMDRPARDGASPNYWYPGLGAAYGNVTPGHVRAAPTPGPANHWFYLAAEGSGAKTINGVAYDSPTADGLPVTAIGRAAAERIWYRALTVYMTSNTDYAGARTATLAAAADLYGVSSPTYTRVMDAWGAVNVGTRSGNPAPRPPGPAFENLTDVPIPDAPGGGTSGAPAFSSIGVSGVTDPALARIEVDIVHGGMLYVDLVAPDGTVYKLKDIYDGAPVAATYTVDLSPEAPNGTWRLRVQDTTPGGVGHISGWRMTF
- a CDS encoding helix-turn-helix transcriptional regulator, with the translated sequence MTPRRRDPGAHAALSSLDFPLHIPGVDIPERVHDDEHMALWQIRGSTLVQCGETSVEITEGEVVWLPAGTRHALEVRANSVLFPLSISVDEIATVLTDITVVSIRNDEKIYFLALHQSQSTIIRPSANIQRQVLSILERRALASDDLPLPTSPGAAAVAGALLFNPGDDRRIRDWALAVRTSGRSLERAFVAETGLTFGQWRTRSRMHAAARLLRAGSSVVSVTQRVGYEDPSSFARAFRDFYDMSPTEYVAPDRRT
- a CDS encoding MDR family NADP-dependent oxidoreductase, giving the protein MNAAPVPATHREVHLAARPEGPLTTDHFRLVEAPVPVAGPRRILVRNRLMGVTAVMRTLMAGNGELPMPGYAPGAVLSGPAVGEVISAPEGSLKRGDLVEHNAGWREYAVLGEDEAQRLDLEALPDPVAHLSQGFVAWLAVVRGAEIRAGDTVLVTGAAGGVGTMAGQFARLHGAARVIGSTSSRQKADRLTDRLGYDAAVIRSAGPIDDQLRALAPDGLDAVIDLVGGDQLRAALAQARQGARIALVGSLASQTAGSATAPVVIDTAHVLNQGITLRGIAGHAHLDALGQWTEEFGRGLRAGTLTVPHTLVHGIDRAPQALCDLLAGRHIGAVLIEL
- a CDS encoding ABC-F family ATP-binding cassette domain-containing protein, which gives rise to MNLTPTPEAMSRSVPADGSAHLRAEGVTVTRGSRRVLADVSVTVSARSRIAVVGENGRGKTTLLHVLAGLLTPDNGTVHRAGTIGLARQELSARDGETVGTLTSEALAASLAALTALDEATRAMTEGDPSADDRYASALDAATRLDAWDAERRVDVALEALGACADRDRPLSTLSVGQRYRVRLACLLGARHDILLLDEPTNHLDAGGLDFLTRRLREHDGGLAVVSHDRALLRDIANRFLDLDPARDGKPRLYAGGYDSWQDARRRERDRWEQDHEEQQAEHRRLKDAVSKARDRLSTGWRPDKGTGKHQRQSRAPGVVQALKRQQDALEAHRIDVPEPPAALRWPDPGVRPGAPQLRAFGVAVQGRLAGPVDLVLDGGDRLLVTGPNGAGKSTLLAVLAGSLTPTAGHVRTAEGARVVRVTQETAGQEPGPTAREVHGLHMGRLVARGTLRDADAVPLRAMGLLDADAMRTPVGRMSQGQRRRLDLALALAGRPGLILLDEPTNHLSSALVDELTEAIRGTSAAVVVATHDRQLLRDLADWPRLELDEPPVPGA
- a CDS encoding MerR family transcriptional regulator → MRIGDVAAATGLTTRAVRYYEEQGLLSPGRTPSGHRTYTSADIRRLRTVSELLQAGLTVSDVRSFAHVLDSAPLRDPSGAGEPDRCDVAEVAQHRLGELDQRIARLSSIRDGLASQLTNRFGDLFAPAPAPGPAPASAPVSRPGNCPAADGT